Below is a window of Camelina sativa cultivar DH55 chromosome 11, Cs, whole genome shotgun sequence DNA.
aaaaatgcattaaatCAGGCTTCAGACAAGTATGACATAAAAGTGTGGAATCTCATTTGAATAAAACTTATACATTCTGAGACAATGAATTGACTGTCGAGGAGTATATGCATTTGCGCCAAATTGTCAACGTTGCGGAGCGCATCCTATCAAATCAGGCTTCAGAAAATTTGGTGTttaaagtttagggtttagttttgaaaatttaattttaaaaaataatgttatcATCGAACTTGAAAACTGATGCTAAATATTGAAGCGAAAATAGAAAATTTCATAATACTATATTTGTTGCCTTTTAATTAATCTATGTGCACTTTCAATTAGTTTTGATACGgatatttcttaaaaatttagaatacTTTACGTATACGTAATAATTGTCATCTAAACCTTTTGTAGCTAGTAAAAGTCGCTATGCACATGTAACCGAgaaacacatgtatatatatatcccttaaATGCTAAGACTACCTTGTTGAGGCTGTTGTTGTGCTAAAAGCAGTTTAGGTTGAACTTTTCACAATAGAACAAGCAAATTGTTATAATCAAGGCCGTAATGTACTGAAACAATGAGTGCAAAATGAATCTAAGACATAATTCTCCGGCAAGTATAGTCGAACAAAGTCTGGAGTGTGCTTTTGGGAGATGCTTCATTAGGTAGATTCAGAAGCCTAGAAACCCGAGAGAAACCGATATCATGTTTCATTAAAGAGTTAGGCTCTGGTTCTTGTTCTGGTTCAAGACCAAGTTGTTGCTGTTCTTTACTTGTTTTTGTTAGTGCCCATTGCATAGCCCATATTGCAAGGGGACGCATGTAAGTCAGTGATCTATACTCATCATTCGTGTTCCAAGCTTCAGGCGTCTGAAACGAGTAACTGTGTATACACAGTATCAGTAACTAATAATGGATATGAGTCATATGACTCAGAGTGAgaatgatagagagagagagggagggagagagcAAGCTTACCCAAGTCCGCCTTCAGACCAAGCAGCTTCATAAACGCCACTTGCAGTCTGAAACGCCATATCAACTAGACCTTCTTGGATCATTGTAGCAGAAAGAGCATATGTAACACCGGACCATATCTCTCGTGATTGCATAGACGCTGTATCAACTTTCCCACTGGGATGCATACCGTTTACAGCCCCACGTTTCCCATCTTTAATCTTCATCACATTGAAGTTGTAAACTTTCTCCAAAGCTGTTCTTGCCTTGTCTTCATCTACAATAGGCAAAAGGCCTGATGCTCTCGCGTACCTGCGATTATATACATCATACCACATCAACTCTTACTTCTAACTAAAATGCATAACAGTTATACTTATTACTTCTTTAAGAAAGGGAGGAAACAAACCATTGACCAGCTAGTTGATCAGCTTGGATAGATGAGCTATACGGACTTCCACTATTGTCATAGTTAAAATATGAACCATTCCACAACTGTTTCTCATATACAACTTTTGCTTTCTGAAACTTTTTCCAGAAATAGTCCTGAGAGTTCTTGTCATCAACTACGCGTGCCAATGCTGATGCAGCTTGCAGTGCAGCCACCCAAAGTCCACCAGAGTATGCGCTTACACCAGACGCGGACCATGTATCGTAAGTCTGATCTGGAAATCCTTCGTTCTCAATCATTCCATCGCCATCTTTGTCAAACTGAGCCATATATGCCATTGCAACATACACTGAGGGCCAGACAGCTGTTGCAAACTTCTTGTCACCTGTAGCAACCATATCCCGGTACACTTGGAGGACGAACTTGGGGTTCAAATCTTTCCACCGATCTGTATTGTGAAGGTTATAACCATTGACTTCAAACCAAGGGTCATTGATGCCTAAGTCATGAGGANTAAGTCAGTGATCTATACTCATCATTCGTGTTCCAAGCTTCAGGCGTCTGAAACGAGTAACTGTGTATACACAGTATCAGTAACTAATAATGGATATGAGTCATATGACTCAGAGTGAgaatgatagagagagagagggagggagagagcAAGCTTACCCAAGTCCGCCTTCAGACCAAGCAGCTTCATAAACGCCACTTGCAGTCTGAAACGCCATATCAACTAGACCTTCTTGGATCATTGTAGCAGAAAGAGCATATGTAACACCGGACCATATCTCTCGTGATTGCATAGACGCTGTATCAACTTTCCCACTGGGATGCATACCGTTTACAGCCCCACGTTTCCCATCTTTAATCTTCATCACATTGAAGTTGTAAACTTTCTCCAAAGCTGTTCTTGCCTTGTCTTCATCTACAATAGGCAAAAGGCCTGATGCTCTCGCGTACCTGCGATTATATACATCATACCACATCAACTCTTACTTCTAACTAAAATGCATAACAGTTATACTTATTACTTCTTTAAGAAAGGGAGGAAACAAACCATTGACCAGCTAGTTGATCAGCTTGGATAGATGAGCTATACGGACTTCCACTATTGTCATAGTTAAAATATGAACCATTCCACAACTGTTTCTCATATACAACCTTTGCTTTCTGAAACTTTGACCAGAAATAGTCCTGAGAGTTCTTGTCATCAACTACGCGTGCCAATGCTGATGCAGCTTGCAGTGCAGCCACCCAAAGTCCACCAGAGTATGCGCTTACACCAGACGCGGACCATGTATCGTAAGTCTGATCTGGAAATCCTTCGTTCTCAATCATTCCATCGCCATCTTTGTCAAACTGAGCCATATATGCCATTGCAACATACACTGAGGGCCAGACAGCTGTTGCAAACTTCTTGTCACCTGTAGCAACCATATCCCGGTACACTTGGAGGACGAACTTGGGGTTCAAATCTTTCCACCGATCTGTATTGTGAAGGTTATAACCATTGACTTCAAACCAAGGGTCATTGATGCCTAAGTCATGAGGAACTGCACCAAGAACCTTCCTCTGAACCCATTGTCCCTCAGTAAGAGTTTTAACTTTAGTGGGATCGTGTAGCATCACCGCAGCAGCAAAGTCTCTCTGGATACTAAGTTCCAGTTTTGGAAACAGCATCACTAGTGCAAAAGATGAATAGAAATGAACATCATAGGTGTTCCACATACGATATTCAACCCCTTCTAGGTAAAGGAAGTGCCCAatgttctcttctccttcttccagTAGTTTAGTGCCAAATGCAGAGTTTGATGCTGTTGATGCATGAAGTTCCTCAAGTGTAGATGACATTTTCTCAAGGACAGAGATAGCTGTATCATTCTGCCGCGGTACATCAGTAGTATCGTTCTTTAGACCGAGTTGGGACTTATCAAGTGAGAACTTCTTTTCTCTGACTCCTGCCAAGCTATGTACTGGGGATGATCCATCTGCAGAACAATATGGAAGGACTAACCATGAGAACACCGCGTCATAATGTCATGCTGTAAGTAAactttatcatataaaaatcgTCCAAACGTACCTGTCCAAACAGTTCCTCCTGAATTAAGGTAATAAAGCTCGTTGAATAGAGTGATAGGGTACCTACAAACACCAAACACAGGTTTGTGATAACTTTATGAGCACTGATGTCTTATAGAAGCTGAAAAACAACCCTTACCATTCAGGCAGCCTTTTGTCTTCAAGTATTGGTCTTTGCCATGCTTCTATCCAGGACTCCCATTGACTATGTCCTGTTCCATACAATAATTGTCAGTGGAAGCTCATTCTTAGGTGAATCAAaggaaattatattttaagaatGATTAGGTCTTCACCAAGAATAGCATCATATGCAATTTGTGCTGCAGCATCACCATGATTTCCGTAAAACTTTGAGTAACGCCTGAAAAGAGTTTGTTTTAGAAGGCTGACTTTAACCATCACTATTAAAAAATTCTGTAGCAACTCAGTCTTACCGAGAATATATTTTACCACTTGGAAACTGCACTTCAGGGCAGTCCCAAGCCAGAGAAAATGTGACAATGCGTGACTCTCCCGGTGGGACTGTTGCAGAGGCTGCTACTGCTGCCCCAATCGATGACCCGTGCTCCGACGGCATCGACACCTCAGAAGCCTCAAAGTTATCAAAAGAACCATTCTGCAACAAACACAggaatatatatcaaatatcacGTTGACGAATGATACAATTATAGACAAGATGATAATGTTAGGTTCCTTGTAACATAAGGAAGAATATGCCAAACCTCTTTAATAACTTGCCACATATCTTTTGCTGTGATTCCATTCTGTTTTCCAGATACTATGAAAAATGGGCAGGTTGACACACTAACACCATCGGTGGACTGAGCCGAAATCGCATATGACAGTGATGGTAATCCGATTGCTGTTCTGTATCAGAAAACATCCAGCAACAAAGTTGAAACATTAAGAGTATGATACTTAAccaccaaaaacatttttatcatGTACTAAATTGGTGCTTTACGCAAAGAATATGGAAGAACTTACTTATGGTGTAAAAGCACACCCTGGACTCCATCATTCATCCTATTATGATCATCAACATCAAGTTAGTAcagaaaaagttgaaaattttgCAACGACGAAGTATGATGAGTGAagagtatttatttatacattatCTTGGAGTTGTAGTGGCCACCTGAGAACTCTGAATCTCCTCCAACAGAattctgaacaaaaaaaaaatctcatgaGGATTGTGAAAGGAATGgtaaaaacaaaagccaaacaaTATGACAGCATTCAACAATGTTCTCACCGCCCAAGTGAAGAGCAATGTCGCATCCGCAGTAGTGTCTCCGAGATTATGAAGCTGATGAATATAATAGTCAAACTCATCAGTACTATGGTAAGCTCTACAGCATAAGAATCTCAAAAAG
It encodes the following:
- the LOC104725493 gene encoding non-lysosomal glucosylceramidase-like isoform X1: MSDVKIMDSGEDVKSFNSSDTKVDPAVPASLTWQRKIDSDVKAPREFNLTPKEIFQLAPVGIRLWFLVREEAAKGRLAFIDPFSKHSVTSSHGVPLGGIGAGSIGRSFKGEFQRWQLFPPRCEDEPVLANQFSAFVSRANGKKNYSSVLCPKNPKLGKQESESGIGSWDWNLKGDKSTYHALYPRSWTMYEGEPDPELRIVCRQVSPFIPHNYKESSFPVSVFTFTLHNLGDTTADATLLFTWANSVGGDSEFSGGHYNSKIMMNDGVQGVLLHHKTAIGLPSLSYAISAQSTDGVSVSTCPFFIVSGKQNGITAKDMWQVIKENGSFDNFEASEVSMPSEHGSSIGAAVAASATVPPGESRIVTFSLAWDCPEVQFPSGKIYSRRYSKFYGNHGDAAAQIAYDAILGHSQWESWIEAWQRPILEDKRLPEWYPITLFNELYYLNSGGTVWTDGSSPVHSLAGVREKKFSLDKSQLGLKNDTTDVPRQNDTAISVLEKMSSTLEELHASTASNSAFGTKLLEEGEENIGHFLYLEGVEYRMWNTYDVHFYSSFALVMLFPKLELSIQRDFAAAVMLHDPTKVKTLTEGQWVQRKVLGAVPHDLGINDPWFEVNGYNLHNTDRWKDLNPKFVLQVYRDMVATGDKKFATAVWPSVYVAMAYMAQFDKDGDGMIENEGFPDQTYDTWSASGVSAYSGGLWVAALQAASALARVVDDKNSQDYFWKKFQKAKVVYEKQLWNGSYFNYDNSGSPYSSSIQADQLAGQWYARASGLLPIVDEDKARTALEKVYNFNVMKIKDGKRGAVNGMHPSGKVDTASMQSREIWSGVTYALSATMIQEGLVDMAFQTASGVYEAAWSEGGLGYSFQTPEAWNTNDEYRSLTYMRPLAIWAMQWALTKTSKEQQQLGLEPEQEPEPNSLMKHDIGFSRVSRLLNLPNEASPKSTLQTLFDYTCRRIMS
- the LOC104725493 gene encoding non-lysosomal glucosylceramidase-like isoform X2; this encodes MSDVKIMDSGEDVKSFNSSDTKVDPAVPASLTWQRKIDSDVKAPREFNLTPKEIFQLAPVGIRLWFLVREEAAKGRLAFIDPFSKHSVTSSHGVPLGGIGAGSIGRSFKGEFQRWQLFPPRCEDEPVLANQFSAFVSRANGKKNYSSVLCPKNPKLGKQESESGIGSWDWNLKGDKSTYHALYPRSWTMYEGEPDPELRIVCRQVSPFIPHNYKESSFPVSVFTFTLHNLGDTTADATLLFTWANSVGGDSEFSGGHYNSKIMMNDGVQGVLLHHKTAIGLPSLSYAISAQSTDGVSVSTCPFFIVSGKQNGITAKDMWQVIKENGSFDNFEASEVSMPSEHGSSIGAAVAASATVPPGESRIVTFSLAWDCPEVQFPSGKIYSRRYSKFYGNHGDAAAQIAYDAILGHSQWESWIEAWQRPILEDKRLPEWYPITLFNELYYLNSGGTVWTDGSSPVHSLAGVREKKFSLDKSQLGLKNDTTDVPRQNDTAISVLEKMSSTLEELHASTASNSAFGTKLLEEGEENIGHFLYLEGVEYRMWNTYDVHFYSSFALVMLFPKLELSIQRDFAAAVMLHDPTKVKTLTEGQWVQRKVLGAVPHDLGINDPWFEVNGYNLHNTDRWKDLNPKFVLQVYRDMVATGDKKFATAVWPSVYVAMAYMAQFDKDGDGMIENEGFPDQTYDTWSASGVSAYSGGLWVAALQAASALARVVDDKNSQDYFWKKFQKAKVVYEKQLWNGSYFNYDNSGSPYSSSIQADQLAGQWYARASGLLPIVDEDKARTALEKVYNFNVMKIKDGKRGAVNGMHPSGKVDTASMQSREIWSGVTYALSATMIQEGLVDMAFQTASGVYEAAWSEGGLGYSFQTPEAWNTNDEYRSLTYMRPLAIWAMQWALTKTSKEQQQLGLEPEQEPEPNSLMKHDIGFSRVSRLLNLPNEASPKSTLQTLFDYTCRRIMS
- the LOC104725493 gene encoding non-lysosomal glucosylceramidase-like isoform X3 translates to MLYTQGPGQCEPDPELRIVCRQVSPFIPHNYKESSFPVSVFTFTLHNLGDTTADATLLFTWANSVGGDSEFSGGHYNSKIMMNDGVQGVLLHHKTAIGLPSLSYAISAQSTDGVSVSTCPFFIVSGKQNGITAKDMWQVIKENGSFDNFEASEVSMPSEHGSSIGAAVAASATVPPGESRIVTFSLAWDCPEVQFPSGKIYSRRYSKFYGNHGDAAAQIAYDAILGHSQWESWIEAWQRPILEDKRLPEWYPITLFNELYYLNSGGTVWTDGSSPVHSLAGVREKKFSLDKSQLGLKNDTTDVPRQNDTAISVLEKMSSTLEELHASTASNSAFGTKLLEEGEENIGHFLYLEGVEYRMWNTYDVHFYSSFALVMLFPKLELSIQRDFAAAVMLHDPTKVKTLTEGQWVQRKVLGAVPHDLGINDPWFEVNGYNLHNTDRWKDLNPKFVLQVYRDMVATGDKKFATAVWPSVYVAMAYMAQFDKDGDGMIENEGFPDQTYDTWSASGVSAYSGGLWVAALQAASALARVVDDKNSQDYFWKKFQKAKVVYEKQLWNGSYFNYDNSGSPYSSSIQADQLAGQWYARASGLLPIVDEDKARTALEKVYNFNVMKIKDGKRGAVNGMHPSGKVDTASMQSREIWSGVTYALSATMIQEGLVDMAFQTASGVYEAAWSEGGLGYSFQTPEAWNTNDEYRSLTYMRPLAIWAMQWALTKTSKEQQQLGLEPEQEPEPNSLMKHDIGFSRVSRLLNLPNEASPKSTLQTLFDYTCRRIMS